The DNA sequence CGGTCAAGAGTGGAAAGTACCTCGGCATTTTCTAAAGCTCCACTCAATATTTAGATTGCACTATCTTTGCTCATTTTCTGTTACCAGtgggaaaaaatacacatctgTTAAGCTAGAGAAAACAGGCGTGCCTAATATTAACTAAAGGGAGCTATGCACCATTACTATGTCAAACAACAGCTATGAATACTTCAGAGTGACGGTTTTGCGTGTATAATCAAATCAGCTTTAGCGTGTACACTTTAAAAGCAATCAGTTTGAAAAGCACAACTGTAAGTCCAATGCCTTTTAACATGGTGTTAGAGATGCAGTACAAAAGAAGCTGTGACATACCAGAAGACATGCTGGATAGCTCGCAAAGCAACACTTTTAAAGGCACTAGTAgtaatatttgtttatttgcattcaAATCAAAGAGgattcttttgttttccagcattTTTACTTACCTCCTCCTCCAATAACTAAAAGAGCGATAGTGACAGGAGCTAATTCACAAGTCTCTCCAGCTTTGCGGAAGAAAGTCTCCATGCAGTAGCTCGGGGCCAAGCTGCCCTCGGGGCAAAATGCATCGCTGGGGCACTGAATGGGGTTCACGTCTGGACTCTGAGAGAACAACACACTCTGTCAGCCAGACacctttctcacacacacacagcctcaatGTTCTAGGCGCAGTGCTCACAGGACAGTAGTGATTCTCTGGGCAAACATCACAGGTTTCCTTGCCCCAGTGGATCTGATAGAAGCCGCTGCCGCAGATTTGACACATAGTCTGATGGGGGGCCTTGTGCATGCCTGTGCAAAACCAGATATGATGGATATTCACGCGTAACTTTTATCATATTATGAGCTGCAGTACTCATAAAACTCGATGTGAATTACCTGGCCGACACGGTGTGCAGTCTTTTGCAGCGGTTTGTAGTGCTTCTGTTCCTCCGGGACACATCGGGCACTGGGAACAACCAGAGGAGCTGCcagggagaagaaaacactCAGTTGAAACGTGACTTGTGACTACTATGAATTTCATGGTTGCCACAAGTAAACTACAAGGTGTTTGTGGTACATGCCAAAGCTGATTTAGTTTAAAGCTGTTTCTGCAGCTTGGTTACATAGTGCTGATACTGTATAAGAGCAATGGTTTGGTGTAGGTCTGTCATTTGAAAGGTTAAACAAAGGtttgaagaataaaaaacaactttgttatCTTGTGAAATGAAGATAATACTTCACTGCCAAACTAGGAATCGGAATTGGAACTAATAGTTGCAGAAGTGTTTATAGTTGTTGTTTGGACACTTAAAACTGAAGATCAAAAATGATATCCACAATCCAAACACAATACATTTTAGTGTGGAGCTGTGGCCAGACAGGCATTATTGCTTGTTGAGGTAGCAGCCTAAGAATCCACTGGCTGAGGAGAGAATCAAAGGAAAGAGGCTTTTcaggggcctcatttataaaatggACCTACAGTACAATCAGTTTAGACTTTTCATATGACTTTAGCAGAAAACCACgtataaatattgttttataaaaCTTTACTTGGAGACGATCTTATCTGGACTTGACAGCAgtgattttcctgctgtttaTGTAGGAGCGTTGTACGTGTTGACCTTCGCATGAACTTTATTAACAATTTATTAACACAGCGGTGACACACTAACAACTCGCAAGTTTGGCTTAGCTTGCCAACTCACTGTTCAGCCCAGCAAATGTGTGTTGCCTGACTTCAATCTGCTTCACCATCGCTGTGACCTTGCCTTACAAAAAcgtttcattttctccttttggTCCATGGGTATTCCTGACCACACCTCTTGTAAACTATATTTTATCCTTTATGAATCAAATTTCAGAActctgttgaaaatgaaaagaaatgaccCCCAAAGAGGACTATCACTTTCATTGAGACAGAGGCAAAAGCTCAGTTGGGAGACTATGCAGCCTTCGGCCTGTGAGAAATAATCTACGGCTGCTGATCTAATGCACCACCTTGTATTTCCAAGTCCGGCTCTATAAGCAGCATTCATGTCTTCTGGGACATGATCATACATGACACTTAGAATTTCatcaaagcagcagtgtgtctgagtCTTGTTTGTGCGGGTGAAGCTGTGTTGGGGAAAGCAACCATGGGATGAAAAGGAAGcatgtgatgtttgatttggtGGTTGTATCACATTTCCACACTAATTATCCAGTCCTAGTTACaagcaacaacagaaacagaaagtggaAAGTGGAGACTACTTACTTGCAAAACCTTCCGACTGAACATGGTGCACATGAGGTGGAGCTCTGGCGCGacgaaaaaaaacctgaaagcAGCAGACAAAAGATAACTCAACACATGTGATATGTGTTTTCTCTCAAGCTTTAGAGTACATGAAACTGTACTGAGATAACTGCATAAGAATCTCCCATCTTTGTCACTAGATAATCTATTAATTTGCAATCTTAGATTCCATCATAATTGATTTGGTCAAGACATTTTCAATATCTAATTTCTGACCACaagcatgctgctgtttttgtaacGCTAGTCACTGATTTACAGCAGAACTATGAACTGAGCCTACAGCTAAATAAACACACCTGGGGAACAACTTGTGCAACTGACTCCACCGGTGTTATTGTTGAAGGATCCAGCGGGACAGGGGTGACAAAGTGGACTTCCAGTGAAACTGTACAGTAACGTAACATACACAACAGATTAACCAGTGAGGTGGACTGCAGAGAGGATAATACCACGTTTGTGCGTCTGTGTCCTTACTTGGTGTAGAAGCCGCGTTCGCAGGGGAGACACTGCTGCTGTCCAGCTAGTGGCTGATAGAAACCTGTGGTGCACGGCAGGCAGGCTCCAGGGAATAGACACAGCCCGGGGTCAGAACAGCACGCACACAGCAGGGTGTCTGAGGAGGGACAGTGAATCATTTGTAACTTAAATCTACTTTATTGTCTGCTCTTGCAGCCTTAATCGCTGCTAAGCAGAGACAGGAGGAGTCTCCAAGAAGAATGAGttaagaaagtaaaacatgcaaatgttttttcaaatggGGTCTTCATGTCAGATGACACGGTCAATGACTCACTGTTGT is a window from the Acanthopagrus latus isolate v.2019 chromosome 16, fAcaLat1.1, whole genome shotgun sequence genome containing:
- the si:dkey-21a6.5 gene encoding laminin subunit alpha-5 translates to MVLVCCREEEMNARRSFQPKVNLKEEQQKQTESQKARTGCHNHGDTQQRLDHMWRMERRGAVPAICAAYFIGMVLSQTTLTPAVMNTTFIENVTSLTVTPVILSSTTPGCSAFNTSTCEPCAPGSQYDNNTLLCACCSDPGLCLFPGACLPCTTGFYQPLAGQQQCLPCERGFYTNFTGSPLCHPCPAGSFNNNTGGVSCTSCSPGFFSSRQSSTSCAPCSVGRFCNSSGCSQCPMCPGGTEALQTAAKDCTPCRPGMHKAPHQTMCQICGSGFYQIHWGKETCDVCPENHYCPSPDVNPIQCPSDAFCPEGSLAPSYCMETFFRKAGETCELAPVTIALLVIGGGVALLFIILMVLRRRRDTDRELTLARAPLLRKERPQGRYYGIPCDAEPVYAGW